A region of Nitrospirota bacterium DNA encodes the following proteins:
- a CDS encoding PilZ domain-containing protein, whose protein sequence is MDRKAPRFKTQIRIFFSGGEIEGEGTVLDLSRGGCRVECETELSAGTEVEAWVYPPDYHWPLKIERAIVRWTKAAEFGLEFLQIQPAQKERLRLVLNGKNLGPRT, encoded by the coding sequence ATGGATCGGAAAGCTCCCCGGTTCAAGACCCAGATCCGTATCTTCTTTTCCGGCGGCGAGATCGAGGGTGAAGGCACAGTTCTTGATTTGTCCCGGGGTGGCTGTCGAGTGGAATGCGAGACCGAATTGTCGGCCGGCACCGAAGTCGAGGCGTGGGTGTACCCGCCAGATTATCACTGGCCGCTCAAGATCGAGCGGGCGATTGTGCGGTGGACAAAGGCCGCAGAATTTGGGCTGGAGTTTCTGCAGATACAACCGGCGCAAAAGGAGCGGTTGCGCTTGGTGCTCAACGGCAAGAACCTGGGCCCGAGGACTTAA
- a CDS encoding glutamine--tRNA ligase/YqeY domain fusion protein — MPNASAPSDFVRAIVAQDLKTGKHGGRVVTRFPPEPNGYLHIGHAKSICLNFGVANENPGGVCHLRFDDTNPTTEDPEYVQAIQEDVRWLGFDWRDKMFFASDYFERFYDYAVRLIKKGKAYVDSLTADEIRQFRGTLTEPGKDSPYRNRSVEENLDLFRRMRAGEFPDGAHVLRAKIDMASPNINLRDPVLYRIRRARHYRTGDAWCIYPTYDYAHPLSDAIEGITHSICTLEFEDHRPLYDWVVEQCEPPHRPRQIEFARLNLTHTVMSKRKLLDLVERKLVNGWDDPRLPTLKGLRRRGYTPEAIRAFCEHIGVAKRDATLEAGLLEHFVREDLNKRAPRVMAVLRPLRVVIDNYPENRVEALGAINNPEDPSAGSRTVPFSRVVYIEQDDFREDPPKQFFRLAPGREVRLRYAYIIKCTGVVKDERTGRAIELRCTYDPETKSGISQEQRKVKATIHWVSAAHAIEAEVRLYDHLFSKPDPTDVPEGQDYTVNLNPNSLERLTACRVEPSLKDALPGARYQFERLGYFCVDPDSTADRLVFNRTVTLKDTWAKIEKAQKTG; from the coding sequence ATGCCGAATGCATCAGCGCCATCGGACTTCGTGCGCGCGATCGTCGCGCAGGATCTCAAGACCGGTAAACACGGCGGACGTGTGGTGACGCGTTTCCCGCCGGAGCCGAACGGGTATCTCCACATCGGTCACGCCAAGTCCATCTGCCTGAACTTCGGCGTCGCCAACGAGAACCCCGGCGGCGTCTGTCACTTGCGGTTCGACGACACGAATCCGACGACGGAGGATCCCGAGTACGTCCAGGCCATTCAGGAGGACGTGCGCTGGCTGGGATTCGACTGGCGGGATAAGATGTTCTTCGCCTCGGATTACTTCGAGCGGTTCTATGACTACGCCGTCCGCTTGATCAAGAAGGGCAAGGCCTACGTGGACAGCCTCACCGCGGACGAGATTCGGCAGTTCCGCGGCACTCTGACGGAACCCGGCAAGGACAGTCCCTACCGGAATCGATCCGTCGAGGAGAACCTCGATCTCTTCAGACGGATGCGCGCGGGAGAATTTCCGGACGGCGCCCATGTCCTCCGGGCCAAGATCGACATGGCCTCGCCCAACATCAACTTGCGCGATCCGGTGCTCTATCGCATCCGTCGGGCCAGACATTATCGGACCGGCGACGCCTGGTGCATCTATCCGACCTACGACTATGCCCATCCGCTTTCGGACGCGATCGAGGGCATTACGCATTCCATTTGCACGCTCGAGTTCGAGGACCACCGGCCATTGTATGACTGGGTCGTGGAACAGTGCGAGCCCCCGCACCGTCCGCGGCAGATCGAGTTCGCGCGGCTCAATCTCACGCATACGGTCATGAGCAAACGCAAGCTGTTGGATTTGGTGGAGCGGAAGCTCGTGAACGGCTGGGACGACCCTCGCCTCCCCACGCTCAAAGGATTGCGGCGGCGCGGCTATACCCCCGAGGCGATCCGCGCGTTCTGCGAACATATCGGCGTGGCGAAGCGGGACGCCACGCTGGAAGCGGGGTTGCTGGAACACTTTGTCCGCGAGGATCTCAACAAACGTGCGCCGCGCGTGATGGCCGTGCTGCGGCCCCTGCGGGTGGTGATCGACAACTACCCGGAGAACCGGGTCGAAGCATTGGGCGCGATCAATAATCCCGAAGACCCGTCTGCAGGGAGCAGAACGGTGCCGTTCTCGCGGGTCGTCTATATCGAACAGGACGATTTCCGGGAGGATCCGCCGAAGCAGTTCTTTCGCCTCGCGCCCGGACGCGAGGTCCGCCTCCGTTATGCCTACATCATCAAATGCACAGGCGTGGTGAAAGACGAACGCACCGGCCGAGCAATCGAACTGCGCTGCACGTACGATCCGGAGACCAAGAGCGGCATATCTCAGGAACAACGCAAGGTCAAAGCGACGATCCATTGGGTTTCTGCAGCCCACGCGATCGAGGCGGAAGTACGGCTGTACGATCACCTCTTCTCGAAGCCCGATCCGACCGACGTCCCGGAGGGCCAGGATTACACGGTGAACCTGAACCCGAACTCCCTGGAGCGACTCACCGCTTGTCGAGTCGAACCCAGCTTGAAAGACGCTTTGCCCGGCGCGCGATACCAATTCGAGCGGCTGGGCTACTTCTGCGTTGATCCGGACTCTACGGCAGACCGACTGGTCTTCAACCGCACAGTTACGCTCAAGGACACCTGGGCCAAGATCGAAAAGGCACAGAAGACCGGTTAA
- the gltX gene encoding glutamate--tRNA ligase: protein MSNIRVRFAPSPTGYLHIGGVRTALFNWLFARQNKGVFILRIEDTDQSRSTEESIQVILEGMRWVGLDWDEGPYRQTERMDLYRRHAMKLFEQGRAYWCVCRAEELETRRKEAEAKGLSPKYDGRCRDLGITTPTGDAALRFRAPQEGQTVIDDLIKGRVVFDNSVLDDLIILRSNGYPTYNFSVVVDDALMNITHVVRGDDHLTNTPRQIPMFQALGYPVPRFGHLPMILGSDKTRLSKRHGATSIMAYKEMGYLPEAMVNYLARLGWSYGDQEIFTREELIEKFSFDHVQKSSAVFNPDKLLWVNAHYIQHGTPGRIAQALVPYLEQAGLKEEIKAVSAEWLERLVVTVRERTKTLVEMVTWATPYFGQDVAIDEEAAKKFLTPAIVPALTKLKAGIEGAVQFSKARLEEVFKGVLEEEGLKMGQLAQPVRVALTGRTASPGLFDVMELLGRERTLHRLQKGIERAKAAPS from the coding sequence ATGAGTAATATCAGAGTTCGATTCGCACCCAGCCCGACCGGCTATCTCCACATCGGCGGGGTCCGCACCGCCCTGTTCAACTGGCTGTTCGCGCGCCAGAACAAAGGGGTCTTCATCCTGCGCATCGAAGACACGGACCAAAGCCGGTCCACGGAAGAATCCATCCAAGTCATTCTTGAAGGCATGCGGTGGGTCGGTCTGGACTGGGACGAAGGCCCCTATCGTCAGACCGAGCGCATGGATCTCTACCGGCGGCATGCCATGAAGCTCTTCGAGCAAGGCCGGGCCTATTGGTGTGTATGCCGAGCCGAGGAGTTGGAAACTCGGCGCAAGGAAGCCGAAGCGAAAGGGCTTTCGCCGAAATACGACGGCCGCTGCCGCGATCTCGGCATCACGACGCCGACCGGAGACGCTGCGCTGAGGTTCAGAGCGCCGCAGGAAGGGCAGACCGTCATCGACGATCTGATCAAGGGGCGCGTGGTCTTCGACAACAGCGTGCTGGACGACCTGATCATCCTCCGGTCCAACGGCTACCCGACGTACAACTTTTCAGTGGTCGTGGACGATGCGCTGATGAACATCACCCATGTCGTGCGCGGGGATGACCACCTCACCAACACACCCAGGCAGATTCCCATGTTTCAGGCGCTGGGCTATCCGGTGCCGCGGTTCGGCCATCTGCCGATGATCCTGGGATCGGATAAGACGAGGCTTTCCAAGCGCCACGGAGCGACCTCGATCATGGCGTACAAGGAAATGGGCTATCTGCCGGAAGCCATGGTGAATTATCTCGCGCGGCTCGGCTGGTCGTACGGCGATCAGGAAATCTTCACGCGGGAGGAGCTCATCGAAAAGTTTTCTTTCGACCACGTGCAGAAGTCTTCGGCGGTGTTCAACCCGGACAAGTTGCTCTGGGTGAACGCCCACTACATTCAACACGGGACGCCGGGCCGGATCGCGCAGGCCCTCGTGCCGTATCTGGAGCAGGCCGGGCTGAAAGAAGAGATCAAAGCCGTGTCGGCGGAGTGGCTGGAGAGGCTGGTCGTCACGGTGCGGGAGCGAACCAAGACCCTTGTCGAGATGGTGACCTGGGCGACACCGTATTTCGGGCAGGACGTCGCTATCGACGAAGAAGCGGCCAAGAAGTTCCTGACGCCGGCGATCGTCCCCGCCCTCACGAAGCTTAAGGCCGGAATTGAAGGCGCCGTGCAGTTTTCCAAGGCCCGCCTGGAGGAAGTCTTCAAGGGCGTGCTCGAAGAAGAGGGCCTGAAGATGGGTCAGTTGGCGCAGCCGGTGAGGGTCGCCCTCACCGGCCGCACCGCCAGCCCCGGCCTGTTCGATGTGATGGAGCTGTTGGGCAGGGAACGGACGCTTCACCGCCTGCAAAAGGGGATTGAGCGTGCCAAGGCCGCCCCGTCTTGA
- a CDS encoding FAD-dependent oxidoreductase produces MGEPTQLAQVVSVRPLTPHVRELVLAPLERSISFTPGQWVSLKLPVGKHPPLNRAYTMAEPERPSGHLTLVYDLVPGGLGSHYLATLKAGDRVPLSGPYGNFVLPDPSTKELLLIARYSGIVPFRCMLTHLFSRVPDRRVSLLYSAPGQAELVYHDEFTALASRRDRFRYVPIACAPETPPHAEVEALIEQLKPILADGRPVIPMICGIKAFVRPLRTFFTEQGFDRREVRVETYD; encoded by the coding sequence ATGGGGGAACCGACACAACTGGCTCAAGTCGTAAGTGTCCGCCCGCTCACTCCTCACGTGCGCGAACTGGTGCTCGCGCCGCTGGAACGCAGCATTTCGTTCACGCCCGGGCAATGGGTGTCGCTGAAGTTGCCGGTCGGGAAACATCCTCCGCTGAACCGCGCCTACACGATGGCCGAGCCGGAACGACCGTCCGGACATCTGACATTGGTGTATGATCTCGTGCCCGGCGGGCTTGGCTCCCACTATCTCGCCACACTCAAAGCCGGCGACCGGGTCCCACTTTCAGGACCTTACGGCAACTTTGTCCTCCCTGATCCATCGACGAAAGAGTTGCTGTTGATCGCGCGCTATTCCGGCATCGTCCCGTTCCGCTGCATGCTCACCCATCTCTTTTCACGCGTTCCGGACCGCAGAGTCTCGTTGCTCTACAGCGCCCCGGGCCAAGCCGAACTGGTGTACCACGACGAGTTCACAGCCCTCGCGTCACGGCGGGATCGCTTCAGGTACGTGCCGATCGCCTGTGCTCCCGAAACTCCGCCCCACGCAGAAGTCGAAGCGCTGATCGAACAACTGAAGCCGATCCTTGCCGACGGACGACCGGTGATCCCGATGATTTGCGGGATCAAAGCCTTTGTCCGGCCGCTACGGACCTTTTTCACCGAGCAGGGATTCGACCGGCGGGAGGTGCGGGTGGAGACGTATGATTAG
- a CDS encoding 2Fe-2S iron-sulfur cluster-binding protein, protein MGGINPYIEKTDVELPTKPYTVTFIMPDKTETKVEVQPDKIPYGATGLPGSILDIAMGNGVDLEHVCGGVCACSTCHVIVRKGLESCNEGTDDEFDQLEEAPVTTLQSRLGCQCVPNGTMDVVVEIPAVNKNLVKEGH, encoded by the coding sequence ATGGGAGGAATCAATCCCTATATCGAAAAGACGGACGTTGAGTTACCAACCAAACCGTACACGGTCACCTTCATCATGCCGGACAAAACAGAGACCAAGGTCGAGGTCCAGCCGGACAAAATTCCGTATGGGGCGACCGGGCTTCCCGGCAGCATCCTGGATATCGCGATGGGCAACGGGGTTGATCTTGAACATGTCTGCGGCGGAGTCTGCGCTTGCTCAACCTGTCATGTCATTGTGAGGAAGGGCTTGGAGTCATGCAATGAAGGGACGGACGATGAATTCGATCAGCTCGAAGAGGCACCGGTGACGACGTTGCAGTCGCGCTTGGGCTGCCAATGCGTTCCGAACGGCACGATGGACGTGGTGGTCGAAATCCCCGCTGTGAACAAAAATCTCGTTAAGGAAGGGCACTGA
- a CDS encoding Rrf2 family transcriptional regulator: MLKFSKKADYGLMALQYIAAVQFGDVTRARIVNTKEIAEEYNIPLELLAKVLQTLARSGLIESHNGPKGGYLLAKSARDITIAQVLESIEGPLGITDCYHEKEGEPCMQREHCTIRTPLLKVQDSIYQLLNNMTLQDMMGGTPLITVQSITTAQGVER, encoded by the coding sequence ATGTTGAAATTCTCCAAAAAAGCGGACTACGGGCTCATGGCTCTGCAATACATCGCGGCCGTGCAATTCGGCGATGTGACGCGCGCCCGGATCGTCAACACGAAGGAGATCGCCGAGGAGTACAACATCCCTCTCGAGCTCCTGGCCAAAGTACTCCAGACTTTGGCCCGGAGCGGGCTGATCGAAAGCCATAACGGGCCCAAAGGGGGCTATTTGCTGGCGAAAAGTGCGCGTGACATCACCATTGCCCAAGTCTTGGAAAGCATCGAAGGGCCGCTCGGCATCACCGATTGCTATCACGAAAAGGAGGGCGAGCCCTGTATGCAGCGCGAGCACTGCACGATCAGGACCCCGCTCCTCAAGGTCCAGGACAGCATCTATCAACTGCTTAACAATATGACGCTGCAGGACATGATGGGCGGCACGCCGTTGATCACCGTTCAATCGATCACCACCGCGCAAGGAGTCGAGCGATGA